One window of the Meriones unguiculatus strain TT.TT164.6M chromosome 13 unlocalized genomic scaffold, Bangor_MerUng_6.1 Chr13_unordered_Scaffold_28, whole genome shotgun sequence genome contains the following:
- the LOC132650609 gene encoding pro-adrenomedullin-like produces the protein MKLVSIILMFLGSLAFLGVDAAQPEDVSLQWDKLALSSGEMELQASSSDSSELTGGETVPMETFVLDQEKESTSKTPQASTPSSAHFRVKRYRKMMNPDSHNSRCRFGTCMLQKLAQQIYQLTDKRKDPVAPKNKIGPQGYGR, from the exons atgaagctggtttccatcaTCCTGATGTTTCTGGGTTCACTCGCCTTTCTAGGCGTGGATGCTGCACAGCCAGAGGATGTGTCCTTGCA gtGGGATAAACTGGCACTAAGTAGTGGAGAGATGGAACTGCAGGCATCCAGCAGCGATTCCTCAGAACTCACTGGTGGGGAGACAGTTCCTATGGAGACTTTTGTTCTGGACCAGGAGAAGGAGAGCACATCTAAAACTCCACAAGCCAG CACTCCAAGCTCAGCCCACTTTCGAGTCAAACGCTACCGCAAGATGATGAACCCTGACTCCCACAACTCTCGATGCCGCTTTGGGACCTGCATGTTGCAGAAATTGGCCCAACAGATCTACCAGTTGACAGACAAAAGGAAGGACCCTGTTGCCCCCAAAAACAAGATCGGCCCTCAAGGCTATGGCCGTTGA